One region of Flavobacterium pisciphilum genomic DNA includes:
- a CDS encoding NADH-quinone oxidoreductase subunit J family protein: protein MIHIPDFANANAIQITFCILAFITVITAFLTVFSRTPIHSAIYLVICFFSIAGHYLLLNAQFLAIVHIIVYSGAIMILFLFTIMLMNLNEKNEVHKPRITRLGAIVSFCLICVVLIAIFINSKPIVGEYDSTGEDFQSIKVLGKILLNEYMVPFEFASILLLVAMIGTVLLSKKEKSKNNE, encoded by the coding sequence ATGATACATATACCTGACTTTGCTAATGCAAATGCAATACAAATTACATTTTGTATTTTAGCTTTTATAACAGTGATTACTGCTTTCTTAACTGTTTTTAGTCGTACACCTATTCATAGTGCTATTTATTTAGTGATTTGCTTTTTCTCGATTGCAGGTCATTACTTATTATTAAATGCTCAGTTTCTTGCAATAGTTCACATCATAGTCTATTCGGGAGCCATAATGATTTTGTTCCTGTTTACGATAATGTTAATGAACCTGAACGAAAAAAACGAAGTACACAAACCTCGAATCACGCGTTTGGGAGCAATTGTTTCTTTTTGTTTGATTTGTGTTGTATTAATTGCAATATTTATTAACTCAAAACCAATTGTTGGAGAATACGATTCGACTGGTGAAGATTTCCAATCGATAAAAGTATTGGGTAAAATACTATTGAACGAATATATGGTTCCATTTGAATTTGCTTCTATTTTACTTTTGGTTGCCATGATTGGAACTGTCTTATTGTCTAAAAAAGAAAAATCGAAAAATAATGAATAA
- the nuoK gene encoding NADH-quinone oxidoreductase subunit NuoK yields MNNILNQIGIENYIFLSVVLFCVGIFGVLYRRNAIIVFMSIEIMLNAVNLLFVAFSTYHQDAQGQVFVFFSMAVAAAEVAVGLAILVSIFRNIHSISIDNLKNLKG; encoded by the coding sequence ATGAATAATATTTTAAATCAAATAGGTATCGAAAACTACATATTTTTAAGTGTAGTCCTTTTTTGTGTAGGTATATTTGGTGTTTTATACAGACGTAATGCGATTATCGTTTTTATGTCTATTGAAATCATGCTTAATGCAGTAAACTTATTATTTGTTGCTTTCTCTACGTATCACCAAGATGCACAAGGACAAGTATTCGTGTTTTTCTCAATGGCAGTTGCTGCAGCTGAAGTAGCAGTTGGATTGGCAATTTTAGTATCGATATTTAGAAACATACACTCAATTAGTATCGATAATTTAAAAAATTTAAAAGGATAA
- a CDS encoding NuoI/complex I 23 kDa subunit family protein, producing the protein MSIETISLSGRKKVVSNKEMTFLERLYLVAIAKGLYITIKHMFKRKPTIHYPEQVRERSDVYRGQHMLKRDEQGRENCTACGLCALSCPAEAITMKAEERKPDEKHLYREEKYASIYEINMLRCIFCGLCEEACPKDAIYLTTSKVLVPSSYDREDFIFGKDKLVMPLDMAMKNAQLKNAN; encoded by the coding sequence ATGTCAATAGAAACTATATCATTATCGGGTAGAAAAAAGGTAGTCTCAAATAAAGAGATGACTTTTCTTGAGCGATTGTATCTTGTAGCGATTGCTAAAGGGTTGTACATTACAATCAAACACATGTTCAAGCGTAAACCGACTATTCATTACCCAGAACAAGTTCGTGAGCGAAGTGATGTTTACCGTGGACAGCATATGCTGAAACGCGATGAGCAAGGTCGTGAAAACTGTACTGCTTGTGGATTATGTGCTTTGTCTTGTCCTGCTGAGGCTATCACTATGAAAGCTGAAGAGCGCAAACCAGATGAAAAACATTTGTACAGAGAAGAAAAATACGCTTCGATATATGAGATCAATATGTTGCGTTGTATTTTTTGTGGATTGTGTGAAGAGGCTTGTCCAAAAGATGCAATTTACCTGACGACTTCAAAAGTATTGGTTCCTTCTAGTTATGATAGAGAAGATTTTATTTTTGGAAAAGACAAATTAGTGATGCCATTAGATATGGCTATGAAAAACGCTCAACTTAAAAACGCTAATTAA